DNA sequence from the Chroicocephalus ridibundus chromosome 25, bChrRid1.1, whole genome shotgun sequence genome:
actgggatcccgcattcccctacgggccagtccctgattgaacgctctcatcagtctttaaagcgcttgttacagcaacagaaagggggagtagggacagccacccctgaagaacgtctacagaaagccttgtatgtttttaactttttaaattgttctttaatagataacaaccctccgatcgttaagctatggaatcgctgggaggtttttttcgcctcgctatttacccctggggtggcagcagtgagagCCCAAAgagacttagatgcaattgcctgttgggtggttaagcaagcaaatgctaccagccgcatactatctgagatggctgaagacttgtccacggtacaacacgcagtcctgcaaaacagagccgctattgacttcttgctactggCCCAcagacatggctgtgaggactttgacggaatgtgctgcatggacttagaggaccactcttcttcgatacataagcaaattacacaactcctcacgcattcacaaaaggtgcaatctgatacagacttcttcggattgggtgctttgggtgattggtttgggctaaagggctggcttaggagcctggtacaatctgctgtactcatattagttgttatattggtaggccttttgattctaagctgcgttctttcctgtgtcaggtctttggcgactaaagttgttcgacatacatggtttattcaaaacggcgatattccgaagatttacgatagtgttagttctgtccagctcactgagtatgatgacctttaaacccgcgcctcagttctgcctttaaagaaacaaaaaggggggaGATGTCGGGTCTgccagcggaaaagtacaagtatgcaagaaactcgagggcatgccgaccttgcagacctgagacaaatagctctgaggagtcagggaacagctggccttgcagacCCGAGACAAATAACCTTGAGGAAGTAGGGAGTTaagcaacaagttataactgtagcttctagcacatagcaaacctgtagcttctagcatgtagcgaaaccgcaagtaggagggattattgtaatgaaacatttagagctaagccaatcagaaatgatagaatttatgtaactgttaagtagctgtataaaaggctttctgacgcgtctaataaactgacattttgcttgcatcaagcagcgtcccgtctctcaatcgcagcatatattaataaatatttcactcttcacGCCCAGGCATCTTAGCTTTGTTGGACGCCctaccagtgagcccagaaacctcagcccatggaagagaaatcccaagacatttcactgctcagaaagTAAACGCTGGaagaagccttgggaccattagtgtggatgtcccaccacctatgttagagtccagaaagtttccaagATGAAGAGACCACACAGGCTCCGAATACGGCCACAAGCCTCATTTTGGCCTACAAaggtattcagaaggaaatgacttcacaaacacagaccccagtcatgagcctgctgctggataATCATGTGCCCAAGCAGCAGTGATCCCACAAGTGACCTCTAGCTGCTGGTGTGTTCCATACATGCTGGCGTGTCCcatactgtgtgttgcattcatacgcatgctgctggcatgtcccatACTTGGGGCCTCACAAGAACCAAGCCTGgtcttcaacctgctggcctaaggggtgctctggaacacagggcttcaaacacccaCGAGCTTGCTCATGGTccctcaggtcctcaggcagcagcaccctcacaactgcCATTCAGGCCatttgcctgctgcggggctatcaaggactcaggcagaagtgacctccaaATCAATATCTGCCTGCTTCTGGCCTATCAGAGattgtggcagcactgacctcataaccaacatccacaccacgtgcctgctgctggcctgtcaggtactcatggagaaatgacctcgtaggcaccgaacccagccttgagcctggggttggcctgccaccagGTTCCTGCCGttatagcagcagtgacctcacaatcaacacgccaggccttggcctgctgctggcctgttgggttctcaggcagaagggacctcacaagcatctaccctAGATgttgctggactgccatgtcctcccagaatcatgtagattgaaagggatctttggagatcgtctagttcattcctgctgccctagagggagtcagccagagcaggtcacttaagaagatgtccgggctggtttttagtatctccacgacaggacactccacagcctctcagggcagcccgtgccagggtTGTGTGTTCTTGatgccaaaacctgtttttcttgagttcagttggaatttcttacTTTTGAGCATTGGGGCCTTGCACATAAGCCCTGTGTGGGGACGATGAGTGACAcgggcttcttcaacctggtgaacctcctccagcgaGGGTCACCATCCAAAAGGAataacctcactccaagtatgggagagagatggatgggatatgacagatataaacacatggaaggatttggctgaagagattatcagcctgctgaaagaccagggcattcttccaactgcctgaagctcaaagcagcacctggggagtttagagggatgtggctgagcgaggagtaaggggaTGGGAAACCGGAGAGCAATGGGAAGGtgggccctgctgccccattaacAGTCCAATGGCCCCACCGTGCTGGAACtgcatgggacaggtgtgctcaagggtggggagacatctCCCTGGCAAAGTAccccggcagccctcagggctctgtccccctcagccctcctgttttggtggcctcccgcagtgcctgggccacagatggtctgtgtcccctcagtgccagcccctctccccaggccagcacaagagtcctgctccaggcacagagcagcctgcccagagtcggggcctgcagaaagaggtttctccttctcatggattcctccctgcaggcacagaaatgctcccttgctcttctccctggtcaccctttctccccagaaagcctttccccaggtgagtgtgtccaggctggcctggctggacattcctggttcccaccccATGCTTCCTGCAGGGACCTGAGCTGGcgatgctgctctgcagagggagggggctgtggtgccctggggccatggggtgaccctgcactcgCCATGCTGGTcaaggtggggagcagccccagccagaaagggatcactgctgctgagtccccttccatcttccctgaTTGCTCAGTAGacaaggacagggcttggcaggacaATGGGGTGTCTTTAGTgtcacaaagggcagggaagggctgccctAGATCGGTCCCACAGGGTTTCTAGGACAGTGGGCTGAACCATTGTCTAGTCTTTTGTCCCTTTggcctgctggctcctggcattgcaggggccttgttagcccatgggctctttaggttcacctttccttcaaggacactccacCTTGGATGGTCACTCATTTGATGAGGTGCCACTCACTGCTCACCCAGACTCACATAATTTTCCGGGAGATCCCATGAGTTCTCCTGGCAACTCCAAGTTCCTCTCCAGGATAGCAGTGGCCATCGGCCATACCACAAGCGGGACAGTACCAGGAAGAACAATCGAAGACCATTTGCACTCTgcttggacatgtgccaccaagAAGGGAGCTCTCTTCATCCAGCCCTTGGTCCCTAACAGATCCCCCTGCAACTCTGACCCTGTCCCCCTGAGTCTGTGGAGAACCCCAGAACACCATGAGGACTTTTCATGGAAGAGTTCCTTGGGTGTGCTCCTGATACCAGCTTTGGGAGAGGCATCCAGCCTTCTGGCCCTGCCTTTCACACCTTTCATCAGTAGATAACAACTCATTGTATGAGGGTGCCACCGGGGCATGAGCCACCTCCTCATGAGATGCTCCAAAATCTATGCCCTCTGGACAGTCTGTAATCTCTTCAAGGATTCCTGGAGGTTTGGTTTCCCTGGTCGAGCTCACTGTGTGATCAGCACTACCTGCTTAGTCCATGTAGCGTCAGTCGCGTGATGTGTGGAGGGGATATCCAGTGTAGCACAGgcaactgctgtgccaggaggagccgtgcTTGCCCATCAACAACTTCTGAAGTGGCTCAAACCCCCTCATACGCTGTCAGGATCCCTTTTTCGGTTGGGGTGTTGAGGGCTTCCGATCCTCAATACCCTCATCTCCAAAGCCTAGAGGTTGACCTCAGGTTTCTCCCgatgatttctgccagaggctccaggtgagaccacgtgccccagctgcactGGACAGACCCAAGAGCTACCACATGAGCTATCTCCTGTTTGATCTGCTCAAAGGGTTACTGTTGCTCAAGGCCGCACTCAGAATAGATCTTCTTTCAGGTTACCCCATAGAGAGGGCTCACAAGCTGATTATAACCTGGAATTTGcattctccagcatcccacaaggcctaagaaagcttgtgcttccttcttcttaGCTGGTGGAGACATAGTTGCAATCTTGTTGACCGCATCCATAGGGACATGACGGCATCCATCCTGCCATTTCATTCCGAAGAACTGAatcttctctgcaagtcccttgaccttgcttcttttatggcaaaaccagctttcagaagaatctcaattgctctttttcccttctcaaacacttctgcCTTGTTGCCCCACATGATGAGATCATGGATGTATTGTAGATGTTCAGGGGtatcaggctgttccagtgcagtttggATTAGTCCATGGCAAACTGTAGGACAgtcgattacagaatcacagaatggtaggggttggaagggacctctggagatcacgtagttgaacccccctgccagagcaggttcatctagagcacgttgcacaggaatgcgtccaggcgggttttgaatgtctccagagaaggagagtccGCCAcgtctccgggcagcctgttccagtgctctgccaccctcaaagtcaagaagttcctcctcatgtttagatggaacttcttatgttcaagtacctcttgtcctgtccctgggggcattCCAGGTGCATTGGACACcacgtgaaagcaaactgtggcctgcaccctgctgccaaagggattgaaaaagaagaatgcattggcaatgtcagatgtagcacaccacttggctgcctttggcaCCAGTTCATATTGGAACTTCCACCAGAAGGTTCAAGCAAGTCGGGGGGCTAAGACATCTTCTGTGCGAGGGGAACATTATCAGGGCTTTGGAAGAAGGAGGGTGAACTGTTGGAATCTCACAGGCTCTGGCAAATCcccaagggacaggggacagggcgtGGCTGTCCCCATTGATGAAATGCATCAAAGGTTTTCAGAGCCACCTCcacatttgattttccacctATAACCAGTGCTTCTCACTTTCTGCTTCaccggtccccagggacaggaatcTTGTCCGGTCGTTCCCTCCATGGTGTCTCCAGTGATGGGCACCAGCGGGGCCTGGTAACACCCTCACCAtcttggggttttgctgctgagttttacTTCTCTAGAGGCTTGCCCAGTGTTTGAGGGTCTACAGGATCTTGGCCGGAGAGGACTCATTTCCATACCAAATGCCATAACCAGCCAAGTGTCTGTGCATAGTCTTCCTGGATTCCTCAGCTcttctgtgcttaattagagagttCTCAGATGAATACATTTCAATACTAAACAACCATAAGAAAGGattgcttccttcttattttgttctttattttttcttcttactcaataaatgatgccagcaatctccagttcatattgatcctgaatttctgctaatggAGCCTCAAGACCCTTTAAGGCAAGACCCTTTATTGCAAACACTCCATGGACAGGCTTTGTCCCAATCTCACCATGTCATCATGTCTCTCATCTGGCAACCaggacttacagcagcctgttcaaacctgagctttctccacTCCAGTCCGTAGctgcgtgtttccactccttggcaccggttcccacccgcTTTACCTTGAAAACGAGCTGACACAGAACGGTGTTTCCTAATGGCCAACAAAGGAgatcaaaggcaggcagagttcaatacagagaagacatgcctcagctgtatgtcacgtccccattccctgccctgaagttcactttccattctggatgGCCTTAGACcaagagaaaacacattttcctgtcagGCACAGATCCCAGACTGTGTTCCgaggacatgtttattttaatacatttcacatcTATATCTCCTATCTAAAAGAGGCTGGGCGCAATGAAGGTTGGATACGTTGGATAGATCCTGCCtttatctctttgcagtcaaGCAATGGTCCCACCTGCTAGCACCTCCCTCCTATCGTCCCTTTTTTTGAGGTGGCCAAATCTTTATGGGGCGTACAATGGCATAACACCATGGCCCTCCAAGTGCCAAACCGTAACCGGTGTACATGTTCCCTGAGTTCATCCAGGCACCGTCTCCTTCAGGCACCCAGAAATGCAGTGCGAGAGAACATGCTTTGGGACGTGTTCCTCATCTAAAGGGAAGCTAAGCAGCCTttagctccccacctccttctctggacccttttgaaagatgcatgcagcatttactttttgccagGTGTCAGGGAGTCCCGccagtctccaggacctttccaagatgatggagagtggcctcactgtgacattctcttactttccagcacctctggatgtACCCCGTCCATTCCCATGTACTGGTCGTGGTACATCTGGCAGTGGTACATCTG
Encoded proteins:
- the LOC134507626 gene encoding uncharacterized protein LOC134507626; amino-acid sequence: MLTLPVQVLPDRIAQAKLSHSFFHQNAGGLKHQFGLTSQQAANIIAVCPDCQKHSFPTAPGGVNPRGLQSLQLWQTDVTHYPEFGRLKYVHSSIDTFSGALFASCHVGEAAKDVRRHLLRAFATLGIPAQIKTDNGPAYISAALKTFFISWGITHITGIPHSPTGQSLIERSHQSLKRLLQQQKGGVGTATPEERLQKALYVFNFLNCSLIDNNPPIVKLWNRWEVFFASLFTPGVAAVRAQRDLDAIACWVVKQANATSRILSEMAEDLSTVQHAVLQNRAAIDFLLLAHRHGCEDFDGMCCMDLEDHSSSIHKQITQLLTHSQKVQSDTDFFGLGALGDWFGLKGWLRSLVQSAVLILVVILVGLLILSCVLSCVRSLATKVVRHTWFIQNGDIPKIYDSVSSVQLTEYDDL